Part of the Roseofilum capinflatum BLCC-M114 genome, TAAGGGGGAAACGTCGGGTCATCTCCAGAAGGTGCGATCGCTTCGTTATGATTGTGATAGCGATGCCCTGCTCATTGGAGTCGAGCAAATCGGTGATATTGCTTGCCATACCGGAGAGCGCAGTTGTTTTCATCAGGTGGAAGGAGCAATTTCTGCTCCTCCTGCGGATATGCTCTCTCAAGTCTATGAGGTGATTTGCGATCGCCGCGACAATCCTACGCCAGAATCCTACACTTGTAAATTATTAGCCGATGGAGACAATAAAATATTAAAGAAAGTGGGTGAGGAAACAGCAGAAGTCGTCATGGCCTGCAAAGATGACGATCCAGAGTCCATTGCTTCAGAGGTTGCCGATTTGTTCTATCACACCTTGGTCGCTCTTTCTTATCATGGTGTGCCCTTAAAGGAAGTGTATCGACAACTGCAACAGCGTCGCGGCTAAATCTATTCTCTCAACACTTAACTTTCAACTATGCATCTTTCTCTTGACCTACCC contains:
- the hisIE gene encoding bifunctional phosphoribosyl-AMP cyclohydrolase/phosphoribosyl-ATP diphosphatase HisIE; protein product: MSVESFPSQAIPVDRIQYNDRGLVPAIVQDALDGTVLMMAWMNQESLQKTLETGETWFWSRSRSQLWHKGETSGHLQKVRSLRYDCDSDALLIGVEQIGDIACHTGERSCFHQVEGAISAPPADMLSQVYEVICDRRDNPTPESYTCKLLADGDNKILKKVGEETAEVVMACKDDDPESIASEVADLFYHTLVALSYHGVPLKEVYRQLQQRRG